acccagatgttcTTCTTCATCGCCTTGGCCATCAACAACTGCTTCCTGCTCACGGCCATGGGCTACGACCGCTACGTGGCCATCTGCGACCCCCTGCGGTACACGGTCGTCATGAGCAAGAGGGTGTGTGTCCAGCTGATGTGTGGAGCCTCTGGCATCGGCCTTGCCATGGCAGTTGTCCAGGTGACCTCCATATTTACCTTACCCTTCTGTCACAGAGTGATTGGACATTTCTTCTGTGATATCCTCCCGGTCCTAAAACTCTCCTGTATTGATACCACCGTCAATGAGATCATCAATTTTGTCGTCAGTTCatttgtgatcctggtccccgtGGGGCTGGTCTTCGTCTCCTACGTCCTCATCATCTCCACCATCCTCAGGATCCGCTCTGCCCAGGGCCGGAAGAAGGcctttgccacctgcgcctcccacCTCACCGTGGTCATCGTCCACTACGGCTGCGCCTCCATCGCCTACCTCAAGCCCAAGTCGGAGAACTCCATAGAACAAGACCTCCTCCTCTCGGTGACTTATACCATCATCACGCCCCTGCTCAACCCTGTTGTCTACAGCCTAAGGAACAAGGAGGTCAAAGACGCCCTCCGCAGAGCTGTGGGAAGAAACATCTAATACGCTGATGGTGTCTGTTGGGGATCTCTACCCCTGAGCGACACGCACCTTCACTGCCTCCCACCTTACAAGTGTGTCCTGTGCAGTCCCTCCTGCTGTGGGGTATGCCCGTCGGACTTCTGCACTCCCACCATAACAAATCTTAATCTTTGTTCCCATATATTCCAAGGTTTCATCCAGGCATTTTCATCTGGGAACCTGAAAGGTCAGGGAGGATGGGcctcatttttaagaaatcatatcagtggggatccctgggtggctcagcagtttagcgccgccttcagcccggggtgtgatccgggagaccctggatcgagtcccgcatcagggtccctgcatggagcctgcttctccctctgcctgtgtctctgcctctctctctctctgtgtctctcatgaataaataaataaaatcttaaaaaaaaaaaaagaaatcgtaTCTGCATTTCTAAAGTGAGGGAAGGAACCTCTTAAAAGCATATTAAATGTGGtagttttatgaaaataaaaatgcctgtaattttcataatataaCCTACAGAAAATTAGACAAAATCTTGCCAACAAGGTAAAGACAGTCAATATTCAAATTATATCAGAACCTTTGGGAAAGGTGAgacatgtattaaaaaaaaaaaaaagttaacaaattTGTAAGACACTAGTTTGGTCCTTGAAAGTTTAGCTTCCATTGTTGGATTTCTATTAAGCCCTTGCTCCCATCAGCATGGTCCCCAGAGCGCTGGCCGCGGCTGCACCCCACACACCCCTTGGGCAAATCTGACCATGCTCATCAGAATCTCCCTGGCTGCTGGTCCTCTCCATGGAGGCAGCTTCTCTCTCACAgttgtgaagaaaaataagttgATCAAAAAGAGCGGTGTTCTGTTTGGAGTGAGAACCATGGGAGTATTCTTTTGCACACACCATGGCATCCTTGGGTAacaccaaaaaaaaggaaaaacaaccaaACACACATCAGCAGTCAGGAGTAGTTGCTCACCAAAAaaggcttaaaagaaaaaaacaaaacaaaaacatctattCCTACTAGGTCTCCTAAAGAAACGGTCCTCCCCCCAGAGCTTCTGGGACCTTCTCTGGTTTCCTGCCTGCACATACCTCTTACTACCTCAGGTGATGGTGGGGAGGCTTAGAGGCTCAGTGTTGTGCCCCTTCTCCTCAGGATCGTGTTAGGGATGCTTCTCTGCCCATTCCTTGATGCCATGTGTCTTTTTAAGGGAGTGCCTGCCTTTTCCTTCATCCGGGGAAGGGATGGTGACATCCAAGGAGCTCATCACGTAAGGTCTGGCTGTGCAGACGTCTGAGATTCTAGATGGGAAAACCATAGCTCTCTCAAGGCCTGGTCGGCTCTGTGTTTTGTCCTGCATCCTCTGAGATTTCTGCATCCTAGAAGCAAGCCCTCCTATAGGAGATTTTAAGAGGTCAAAAGCCCGTCCGAGAGCCCCAGATCTGCTATAAGGCCTCCTCTGACGGCGCCCTCGGGTTCTGCCCACCAGGAATCCCTCCCCCACGTGCAAAGACAGCATCCCTTGGGGGTGAGGGGGCACCCCTTCCTCCAGAAGGAAAGGGTCTCCAGGACTGTAGGACAGCACCACCCCACCTGCCACCAAGACTACGCATAGCGCCAGCTCTCATTACCCATCGTCCCCAGTTCCCTCTGGACTAGCGACCCCTCCGTGCCCTCAGACCTGTCCTTGTGTGTAGAAAGGAGGCAGTAGGACTGGGAGGGCTGTTCTGAgcaggaggcccaggtggggacgaacCCGCTCTAACCTGCCCGGCGGCAGCATCACCTCCTCCAGCTGCTTGtccctgtctgcttctccccacagCCGCTGCTCCCCAGTCCCGGGACCAGAGCACAGGTCTTCCCCGGTATCCcctccacccagatgcccccaatgGCAGCTGCTTCACCAGCCACTTGTGCATGCAGAAGTTAAACATCAGAGCTGAGCCCAAGAGCAGCTGCCAGAGAAGAGTTCTAAACCCTAACGGAGAAACCTCTCCTCTAGACCCTCCAGACCGTGGCCAACTAGCTGTCTAGGTTTCTAACTTTACAAGCTACTAACTTTTTAGATCAGCTGCTGCTGCATCAGGGTGGAGTGGGAAGAGGCCTGACCCCAGAAGCCTGGTCTTGGTCCTCGCTCTGCACCCAACAGCACCTTTGATGAATACGATGCTTAATCCTACCTCGCTGACCATGAAAAAAGTTTAAGTTTTTGTTAGTTAACTTACAGCGTAATAGTAGTTTTTGGGGTACAGTCTGGTGATTCCACAGGTCCATACCTCACCCGATGCTCGTCCCTGGTGCCCTCCTTGATCCCCATCACCAGtttgccccctccccatcccctctggtaaccaccagtctgTTGGCCATAGGAAAGAAGAGTGCTTCCTGGTTGGCTTCTCtcttgggcaaaaaaaaaaaaaaattatttttttaatcccctcGCCTGTATTCTGCACAGACTTAGCTGGTTATAAACACTGCCTTACGTGGCCTTCCACAGCTCCGTTCACCTCCCTCCAACCCAGGCAACTGTTCTTTCTTATGTGTCCTACGGTTGTGTGTGTGGAAATTTGTTGGCGTGGCATTCTTCTCCTTATGCTTTTGCTGTTTGACTACAGGTGGGTCTCTCTCACCAGGTCACAAACGAGCACATAGTAGGACCAGGAACGGTTCTTCTCATTGTTTGGAACCATCCCCCGACAGCACTCAGCAGAACGAGTGCTCGATAAACCCTCAATCCTTGAGCACCCACTACACACACGGTATTGCACCTGGACTTCCCGGCAGGTTTTCAGATGCACTCTCTGCTTTTCTGTGACCTTTGCAGTCACCCTTCCCCTGAAAAACAGTCAGCCGGGCCACAGCAGCAGGGTCACTTGGGTGTGTACTCCTTTCCTTCCCCAGGCTTCCCACAAGCCAACTTCCCAGTTGCTTCAGGATCCGCTAGTCATCACATTAATTAATCCCCTCACATCACAGAAGTTGATGtgactttttcatttaaaaacatcccaaccgggcagcccgggtggctcagcggtttagcacctgccttcagcccagggtgtgatcctggagacccgggatcgagtcccacattggctccttgcatgaagcctgcttctccctctgtgtctctgcctctctccctctctctctccccctgtgtctctcatgaatgaataaataaaaatattttttttaaattaattaaataaataaaagttaaataaataaaaattaaataaataaataaataaatacatcctaaCCCATACTAGGATAGGATCTTTAAAAACTTGTTTCTCTTAAATTTTGAAGAAAGTGCTGGGCCACATAAAATTAAAGATCAGAGCACTTAGCATAGTCCTAGGTGAAAAAGtcataaatactgtatgatctcacctatgtgtggaatccaaaaagaaaaaaaaaaaaaaccatctctctctctctctctctctctctctcacacacacacacacacacacacacacacacacgtccctCTCAGGTCAGGCTTGTGGTTGGCAGAGATGAGGAGTCAAGCAGAGGAGAACTGCATGAAGAGGGTCAAAGAGGTACAAACCTCCAGGGAGAAGATAAAATAGGTTCTGGAGATGTACAGCAAAACTAtatgatatatttgaaagttgctaagagactagctctcaaagttctcattacaaggaAAAACATAATGTGTAACCTCGTGCGGTGACGGCTGTTAACCTACTATGGTAGTATTTCACGGTACATACATAAACCagattatgttgtacaccttacaCTGACACGTTACAGGTCAACAACCCTGTCAACAGCTGGGGAGAAATAATCAGGACATACCCTCGTACTTTTGACAAAATTACAAATCCTTCATAAGGCAAAGAGAGTGATTTTAGATTTCAAATCACCCTGCAACGGAACCTCAGACCCCTTTGTTACTGGGACCAGATTTCTCACCACCTAGTCTCCCAGCCCCCATTTCTCCTGCCTTTAAAGATATTAACTGGGGAGAAAGCAAACACAAATACCGTCAACAACCCAACGTTTGGTTGTGGGAAGCAACTAGctccagaaaatagaaagaggcagaggtcACTAAGGGCTAAGGGGTGCATTCCCTGTAGATGTTTTTATTAACTCATGAGAGGAAGGAGGATTCCAGAACACTAAAGCGATGTGGTTCAAAGCAGAAGACAGTTACCACTGTTGAGGATTTACTACATGGGCGCCGCCGTGCCAGCCACGGGACACTCATCCTCATTACTTAAGACAGTACCCTCAAAACTTTATCCCCCTCTGCACTTCATAAGGGTCTTCAAAAGACCTTCTGTGATCCTTATAACAACCTTACAAAGTAGGTTTTATGCCCACACCGACAGCTCCGAAATGTGGCCGCTAACATCCTAAACAGACCACAAAAGGGAAACACAAAATTTCTGGCAGCAGTCCTACACGGTTTCTAAACTGGGGTAGAAAGAGCAGCTGAACCATGGCATTACCTGCAAAGAGcatctttgagagagagcatcACAAAGGGGTGGAGAATGAGGATCTGGAGTCAGACTGTCTGCGTTCTGATTTTACCTCTGCCACTTGCCGGATGCTCTAACCTCTCTTTGCATCTCCTCCCACCCAGGTTTGTAAAAGGGGGCAGGGATTGCATCTAGGTGATCTCACTCCCGTGTTTCTAGCTGGAGCTTATCGAGGTTAAAATAACTTCATCAAAGGTATCCTGGCATGCCAGACACCGTGCGAGAGCAGTGATTAAGGCATCAGGCCCTTTGCCCTCATAATGTCAAGAGTCAAGCAGGGGAGCCCAAAAGTTAAGCAGCTACAAGAAGTAGGAGAAATGTGGGATGTTAAGAACAcgggcggtggggaggggggcagggtggTTCCAACCAAGTGTAGGGGTCACAGAAGAGCTACCAGGGCAAGTGGAATTTAAGCTTAGGATGAGTCAGCTGGATGAAAGGTCGCAGAAgagtctggaaaagaaaaaaaaaaaaaaaaagatcaggcaAAGAAAGCTGCATCcgcaaagatatggaaaaagaaaatgtgagaaatgCTAGGTTTTATAGAGCTGGGTTCACAGGCACTGACAGGCGAGCCAAGTCACCCGTGGAGGCAACCCCAGGACTTTATGACCAGAACTACTGAGGACGCATCCTAGACAGTGGAGGACACGCTCACAGGCCCAAGCAAAGCAAAGATGTGATTGATCTGTAATGCGGGGAGTTCACTGCTGGTGGAGGGAGAAATAGGCCGGAGGCCAAGACTGGCAGGACGTGGACTAGAAGCCACCGTGGGGCTATGACAGGTGACAGCAGCCGGAGCTGGCGTGGACGCAGTCCTGCTGGAGGGACACGGGCAGCCTGGGGATCATGGGAGCCGCGATGGGCACTGCCTGGTTCTAGGATGAGGGTGGGGCaggtggaatcagaaaggacacAGGGAGTCCTGGCTCAGGCAGCTGGGCAGACTGGTGGCCTCGACCAACACGGAGAGCCCCGGAAGAGGGGCAGGCTGGGTGGGAAGCCATCAGCTTGATTTGGACCTTTAGGATTGAGGGGCCAGGTATTCAAGTGGAGAGACCAGGACGCAGCTGGATCCGTGGATCTGGGACTCGGGAAAGCGTGGGGTCAGATCTAGTTGGAGGGATCCTAAGTGTAGATGGGAACTTTCACAGGCGACGGGCTCAGCTGGGGTTGGGGCCCAAGGAGCAGAGGGGATGGACAGGCCGTGTGGGGACGTGAGGGTGGTAGGGACAGATGGGCCATCGGGAGCGCAAGGGGCGGGAGGAGAGGGGCGCTCTGCTCCAGGGGCAGAGGTCTCCGAGGACTGAGAAGCCCTGATGTCCCtcagtggtggggagggagcagggggcagTCGGGAGCCTCAGGTTCCCCCAAAGTCAGCCCTGGGGTCCCGCAGACATTGTGCAGAAGGAGAAGAtgttccctccttccttcacacCGCGCAGAAGCGCAGGCAGCATGGCTGGGGCCTCTCCCCACCACACAGACGGCTGTGTCAGGGCACAGGTGGGGGCCCTGGCTCCCCGCTGCCTCTTCCTCCACGCCGCCCCCCATCCCCACAGGACACGCTCCCTCGGAAGTTGGGGGAAGACCTGACAGGGAGGGAAGGACAGTGGGGGCTCTCGGTTAAGCTGCAGCTGGGAAGGAAGCTTCAGGCGGGCAGCAGCCACCACTCTGTGTGCTTCCGTGGCCACTGTCACCCCTGTACCCAGGGTCCTGGTGCCTCGGCACAACACTCAGAGCTCTCTAGACCACCCCACCCCTCTGGAGACACCGAGAATATGGTTTGAAGCGTACAAGAGAAGGGGTAAGAGTAGTCCAACCCTCAAGGTGACGTGGGAAGCCTCTCGCCAACTGGGCCCAGTTGCCTTTGGGAGGGTCTTGCCAGAAGGCCACCAACCTCCCAAGGAACACGTATGGGAGGGGGTCTTGCCGTCCCAGACCGAAAACTATCTGAAGGGAAGGCCTATTTTAAAGAGGGTCACTAATATTTGGGCCTCATCGGGCGACCCTAGATCCAGCCttactccccgccccccaccagaACCACAGTCTTGTCTTCCTTCAGGCCTCTCTCCCCCAGGTTAACACAGGGCTTGCTGTGGGGATCCCACTCCCTCCCTCGATTCAGAGTCACAGAATTCCTCAGCAGGGCAGTGCTTCTCATCTGCTTGTCGGAGGTCTTCTTGGGCAGCGAACTCCGTGACCCGTCCCTGGACCCAGAAGGTGAGCAGGAAGGGAATCAGAGGGCAGGATGCATTCTAAGGCCTGAAATTCCACCTGCCGTCTGGACATCTCTGCGTCTCTCAGAGCCCGGAAGGCCTAACCATGAAtcaaccccctccccctcccaccaagTAGaaaggctccctgcccagctAGTTTCCCTCTTAGCGGGACCAGCTATGTCCACCTGGTCCTAACCCTAAACTGTGTCTTCTACCTGCCAACTTGTGACATTTTTGTAAGGAAGCCCTTTCTTTTCCCATGGAAACCAAGGGCCACCTCACCCAGTCCCTGAAGAGCCAGCCTGCCTCCTAGGCCCCTTCTGGTTCAGCCCTGCATGGCCTGTGGTGCCCTCCCCCAGGGCTGTGGGGGGCTAACCCACCACCACCCATCTCCTCTAGCATCAATGGTCCTGTATTTGGGCACCTCATGTCATTTACAGAGAGAGGAGATCCCTCTTTCACCAACAGGGTAAATAGGTGATCAGACACAGGGCAGATGGCAGGACGGAAACAGGAGTTTCTTGTAGCCAAACGGACCCCACCGAGTAGCTAGGTGGTGACTTGCAGGGCCCCCACCTGAGGGCAGCCTGCCAGGAGCTCCAAGAGTGCCCAGGTCCTCTGGAGGAAGGGTCTCCGCTTTCCCATGTCCAGGTTTTACGGGCCCTTGCAAAGAACTCCTGCATGTGCCAGAGGGAACATCTGGAAGTCTACTACACCCCCaaatccagcagcagcagcagctagaGAAAGGATGGGGACAGtcatggggaggggtagaggctgCCGGTGAGGCTGTCGCCGGAGTTAACAGCCACtggtctctgtctccctccttccccactcaaCGCCTTAAAGGACTAAGTCTTGCAGACTAAGTCTGAGAGATTTCAGAGCCAGCCTGGCAATCCCAACCAGGATTTCCAAGGCTGCTaaagtggaggaggaagagactgAAATACACCTTGGCTCTCCAGCCCTCTCTCCCCAACTCGAACAGCTAGAGGAAGAGGCAAATCAAAAGAACCAACCACCGACCCTACTGATCTTTGGATCTTCCAAACCACAAGTCTGCCCATGGACAGGGCCGGCGGAGTGAGGAGATGGGATCTCAACTTTTAATAATTGAAAGAGGAGGAAACATTATAGACTGTGTCCAAAATAGCATTAAAAGACAGGAAATAGAGATTCTACAGAGCCTGGTTGGAAATAGAagttggaggggggggggggaaactgTTTATCCCCATCCAACTGTGTTAAAAGTGATCAATAAACTGATTACACATAAATAGGATTTTGTAGAATTGTTTAGCTCTCAATGGAATCCACCTAGTAACAGGATTTTGTTCAACCTTCAGAAGCGAGAACTTTGGACacattttcaaaattgtattATTCAGGTATGCAGGGGACTGTACCTGCCATTTTACAGGAGCTCAGTAAGCCTTTGTTGAAGGAGAACAAATGTGTGGATGAGGTTGGCCTTGGCCGCAAAGAACAGGGGCAAGCTCTGAAGGAGGCCAGGCTCTCAACTGGCCGCCGACAATGCGCGGCCCCTGGAGGGAGctttccttgctctctctcaggCAAGAAAACACGTCCCTGACCAGGTCT
This DNA window, taken from Canis aureus isolate CA01 chromosome 38, VMU_Caureus_v.1.0, whole genome shotgun sequence, encodes the following:
- the LOC144307154 gene encoding putative olfactory receptor 10J6, with protein sequence MQGHNLTEVTQFVFLGFSRFREHQTILFVVFLILYTFTLAGNAIIVTVVCTDRHLHTPMYVFLSVLAGSETAYTLVTIPRMLSGLLAQNQPISLAGCATQMFFFIALAINNCFLLTAMGYDRYVAICDPLRYTVVMSKRVCVQLMCGASGIGLAMAVVQVTSIFTLPFCHRVIGHFFCDILPVLKLSCIDTTVNEIINFVVSSFVILVPVGLVFVSYVLIISTILRIRSAQGRKKAFATCASHLTVVIVHYGCASIAYLKPKSENSIEQDLLLSVTYTIITPLLNPVVYSLRNKEVKDALRRAVGRNI